The following nucleotide sequence is from Tardiphaga sp. 709.
CACGACTGTAGTCCCAAGGCGCTGGTGTGCGACATGGAAGGCGCCATCGTTGCAGATCAGATGGCGCTGGCATTGATGCCCCTGCGTGTTTGTGTCGATGGCGACCGCCAGGGTTGGCTCAACCACGAGGATCTCATCCGAGCTGGCAGCAAGGGCGAAGCGCATCTCGTGCTGGACGCGGACGATACGGCGCTCCTCGTCTACACGAGCGGCACGACCGGTGCTCCGAAGGGAGCGATGATCACCCATGGCGGCCTGCTCGCGAACTGCGTCGCGTCGGCGGAGCGGGCCATTGAAGTGGATGAAACGGACGTCATTCTGTGCGCGATGCCGATGTTCCATGTTGGCGGGCTTTGTTACTACCTGCTAGCGGCGTTTGCGGCGGGCAGTACGTCAATCCTGAGGCCAGCGTTCGACGCGGCGGACGTCGTCGCTAGCTTGGAGCGCTTTGCCATTACCAACGTCCACCTCGTCCCCACGATGATTGCAGACCTGATTGCGCAGGATGGTGCGGCGGCTGCAGCGCGGTCGCTGCGGCGCATCGTCTACGCGGGATCGTCGATGCCTCTCGCTCTCTTGCATCGCGCCATGAATACGTTCAGCGAGGTCAGATTCTCCCAATCATACGGGTCGACGGAGGGCGGCCTCATATCGTGTCTGTCCCCGGACGATCATGCGCTTGCTTCGGCATCCAGAGAGCAAGCCCACCTTCTCCAATCTTGCGGCAACGTCATAGCCGGGTGCGAGATACGCGTCGATAACAACGAGGGCAGAGAGGCGGCGGAGGGCCAGCTCGGGGAGGTCCTGGTGCGAAGCCCCCGCATGATGAAGGGATACTGGAAATCACCGGATAAGACGGCCAGCGTGATGAGAGGGGCCTGGCTCTGTACCGGCGACATCGGCTATCGCGACGCGGCCGGCTACCTCTATCTCGTCGATCGCAAGAACGACATGATCGTGACTGGCGGCGAAAACGTGTTTCCGTCCGAGGTGGAGCAGATTTTGCTGTTGCACCCGGACGTGTCCGAAGCGGCCGTGTTCGGTCTTCCCGATGATCGATGGGTGGAGAAGGTCGTTGCGGCAGTCGTGTTGCGCGGTGGATCGACGGTCACCGACGCAAGCCTGATCGCATTCACCAAGCGACAACTTGCATCGTACAAGTGTCCAAAAGAAATTTTCGTGCTGGCGAAACTCCCGACAACGGGCGTCGGCAAGATCTCCCGCAAAATCCTGAAGGACCAAGTCCGGTCACTCTGAGCGTCTGCGGCAATTAACTCAAGCCAACAATGTCAATCGCGATAAATGCGAGCATTCAAAAACATCAATCGGAGGATTCGAGCATGAGACATTCGGCAAAGTCGGCGTTGTACGCCACGGCTACTTTGGTCCTACTGTCAGGGACCGCGACGGCAGACGTCAAGGTGGGCGTGATCACCGGAGCGACCGGCCCCGGAGCGTCCCTCGGCATCCCCTACAAAAACACATTCAGCGCCTTGCCAGCCACTCTTGGCGGTGAACCGGTGACGTATATCGTTCTGGATGACGCGACCGATCCGGCGACTGCCGCGCGCCTGGCGCGCAAGCTTGTCAGCGAGGACCATGTCGATCTGCTGATCGGGTCCGGAAATGTCCCGACCGCGTCGGCAATCAGTTACGTCGCGTCGGAAACCAAGACGCCTCAGATCGCCCTGTCTCCGCTCAGTGGCGAACCGGCCAAGAACCCGTGGGTCTTCTCGGTGTCCCTGCCAACGACGCTGCAGCTCGGTGCTGTCGCGGACGACATCAAGGCACGTAACGCAAAAACCGTCGGTTACATTGGCTTCAGCGACGGCTGGGGCGACCAGGTCTACGCGGCGTTGATGAGCCACGCGGCGGCGGCCGGCTACACGGTCGTCACGAATGAAAGATACGCGCGGCTCGATACGAGCGTGGTGAGTCAGGCTCTCAAGGTCATCGCGGCAAAACCGGATGCCGTGGTCCTCGGCGGCTCGGGTACGCCCGGAGCATTGCCACATACGACGTTGGTCGAGCGCGGCTACAAGGGACAGATCTACCACAGCGCTGCAGTCGTCAACCCCGACTTCCTTCGAATTGGCGGCAAGGCCCTGCAAGGCGCCCTCGTTGCTGCAGGCCCCGTCGTCGTCGTCAGTCAGCTTCCGGACAACAGTCCCACAAAGAAACCCGGCCTGGACTTCGGCCGTGCCTACGATGCGAAGTTCGGAGCCAACACGAACAATTCGTTCTCCGCCTATTCCTGGGACGCGTACCTGATCGCGGACCGGGCGGTCAACGTGGCCCGCGCAAAGGCCAAGCCGGGTACGCCCGAATTCCGGGAAGCCTTGAGAGATGCCATGGAGGGCACCACCGAGCTTCGGGGCGCGCAAGGCGTGTACACGATGAGCGCATCCGATCACGCCGGCTCCGACAAACGCGCAGTCGTCCTTCTGCGCATCGTGGATGGGGCCTGGAAACTCGCCCAATAGGCAACGCCGCTCATTGAATTGTCGTTCCGGGAACAATCGCGGGAAATTGGCCTGACCGTGGTCGGGCGTGTGACGCGAAGCTGGACTTCGCGCAACGTCCGGTCCGAACCATTGCCGATCGTTCTGCTAGATGGAGCCGTGTTATGGATCTGACTGTAGGCTCGATGCTTGCTGTTGACGGAATCTCGAACGGCGCGGTGTACGCGTTGATCGGGCTGGCGACCGTGCTGGTTTTCAGCGTGACGAGGATACTCTTTATCGCGCAGGGGGAGTTCGTCGTATTCGGGGCGATCACCCTGGCGCAAATCAATGCCGGGAGCGTGCCGTCGGCAATCTACCTGCTCGGGACATTGACGCTGGGCTGCCTGTTGCAGGAGCTCTGGCTGGCCTGGCAACGGCGGCGAGTCGATCGCCGGCTGGCGCGGGAGCTCGCCCGAGTCCTGTTGCCGTCGAGCTTTATTATCGCAGTGACCGTCTTGGCTGCCCCGGTGGGTCTTCCACTGATACTGCAAGCATTGTTGTCGCTGATGCTGATAGCGCCAATGGGCATGCTTGTCTATCGACTGATCTATCGCTCGATTGCGGACGCCAGCGTCCTGACGCTGTTGATCGTGTCGGTCGGTGTGCACTTTGCTCTGGTCGGGCTGGGCCTGATCTTCTTCGGTCCTGAAGGCTATCGAACGTCTGCTTTGTTGGATGTGTCGGTCCAGCTCGGGTCGGTCCCGGTCAGCGGTCAGGCCATCGTCGTGATCGTGACCGCACTTCTCCTGATATCGCTCCTATTCTGGTTCTCGACCTGCACCTTTCCAGGAATGGCGCTGCGGGCCGCGGCGGTGAACAGATTGGGAGCGCGCATCGTGGGGCTTTCGAGCGATAGAGCCGGACAGACGAGCTTCATTCTTGCCGCCGCGATTGGCGCGTTGTCGGGAATCCTTATCGCCCCGACGACGACGCTGTACTACGACACGGGATTTTTGATCGGCCTGAAAGGATTTGTGGCTGCGGTCTTCGCGGGCCTGTCAAGCTTTCCAGGCGTCATGATTGGAGCCATCGGAGTGGGCCTTTTGGAGTCGTTCGGCTCGTTCTGGTCCAGTGCGTTCAAGGATTCGATCGTATTCGGTGCTGTCATCCCGGTTTTGCTGCTGCGCACCATTCTCACGCGGACTCAGGAAGATCATTGAGCATGACCATCGTGACATCTCGATTACTTCGAACCGGACCGCGCCTGCCGTCCGACGTCTGGAGCCGCGCGGCAGTCCGCTGCGTCGGATTTGCCGTGCTTGGTCTCTTGATCGTGCTGCCATTCCTGCCGATACCTGGATTTGTCATCACGCAGATGAACTACATCGGCATTGATGCGCTGGTGGTCCTGGGATTGGTGCTGCTGACGGGCGTCGCGGGTCTCACGTCGTTTGGTCAGGCCGCGTTTGTCGGGATCGGCGCCTATACAACGGCCTATCTCTCGACCGCGTTCGGCCTGTCGCCCTGGATCGGCCTGCTTGCAGGACTGGCTTTAACTACCGTGACGGCCTTGGTTGTCGGCTTCGTCACCCTGCGAATGTCCGCACTCAATCTGCCGCTCGCTACCATCGCCTGGTGCATCGCACTGTATTATGTGGTGGGAAATCTGGATGCGCTCGGCCGCTACGATGGCCTCGTCAACATTCCGCCGCTCGAACTGGCCGGCTTCAGCCTGCAGGATGGCAGACGGTTTTATTTCTTGATCTGGGGAATGGCGGTTTTATCGGCGGTGGCGATGGTCCGGCTGCTTGACTCGCGGACTGGTCGGGTCATGCGCGCGATCAACGTCGATCGTGGAGGTGGGGCCACCATGCCGGAGTCCCTTGGCGCGTCTGTCTTCAGACACAAGCTGTTGGCCTTCGTGATAGCGGCTCTCCTTGCATCGGTTGCCGGATGGCTTTTTGCACACATGCAGCGAACCGTGAATCCGTCTCCGTTCGGCATCGGCCGTAGCCTCGATTATCTTTTCATGGCGGTTCTCGGAGGCGTTGGCCACATCTGGGGCGCGTTCTTAGGCGCGGCGTTCACGACAGTGCTCAAGGATCTGCTTCAGGACTGGTTGCCCCGCCTGTTCGGATCAGCCGGCAGCTACGAGATCGTTGTTTTCGGCGTCCTTCTCATCGTGGTGCTCAAGATCGCACCCGGCGGTCTCTGGTCGATCGTGGAGCGAATGTGGCGGTCACCGCGACCCAGGCGGGATTGGGAAGATGCGCCCCCGCTCCTTGATCGGCCGAAGCAAGTCCCCGGCCAAGCGCTTCTCCGGGTCGAAGCTGTCAGCAAGCGGTTTGGCGGGCTGGCCGCCGTCCAAGATGTCACCTTCACGGTCGGCAGTGGCGAAATCGTCGGCCTGATTGGTCCAAACGGCGCCGGAAAGTCCACGACGTTCAACCTGATATCCGGCGTCACACCCTTGTCCACCGGGCGGGTCACCGTAGGTGGCGAACGTGTGGACGGCCAACCGTCCCGCCGCATCGCCAGGCTTGGCGTTTCTCGCACGTTCCAGCACGTCAAGCTCGTCCCCGACATGACGGTACTGGAGAATGTCGCGATGGGTTGCATCCTGCGGACGCGCGCAGGGGCATGGTCGTCGATCCTGCATCTGGACCGGGCGGAAGAAAGATCCACGATGAAGGAGGCCGAGCGGCAATTGGCACGAATCGGATTGTCGTCGGTGATGTTCGATCTCGCCGGAAATCTTGCTCTTGGTCCTCAACGGCTTGTCGAAATCGCACGCGCCCTGGCGACCGATCCCGTTCTATTGCTCCTCGACGAACCCGCTGCGGGACTGAGACACGCGGAAAAAGCCAAGCTCGCGGATGTTCTGAGCCAGTTGAAGGACGAGGGCCTCAGCCTGTTGCTGGTCGAGCACGACATGGATTTCGTCATGCGCCTGGCTGATCGAATCGTGGTGATGGAATTCGGCAAGAAGCTCATCGAAGGAACTCCGGCGGAGGTCCGCGCCAGTCCGTTGGTAAGAGCAGCTTATCTAGGGACGGATCATTAAAGATGGCCACATCGATTCTGGAGGTCGGCGGCCTGTGCGCCGGCTACGGCAAGGCCCGCGTACTGGAAGGCGTGTCGCTGCGCGCAGGACATGGTCAAATCGTTTCAGTGCTCGGTCCCAATGGCGCCGGCAAGTCGACCCTGCTCAACTCTCTCGGGGGCGTCATGCCGTCGGAGGGCACTGTAGTCTTCGATGGCGAGGACATTTCGACGTGGCCTCTCGAAGAACGGGTCATGGCCGGTGTGGCGCTGGTCCCGGAGAAGCGCGAATTGTTCGGGACCATGACCGTCGAGGAAAATCTCTTGCTCGGGGGACAGCGGCCGAGGTCGCTCGGGGACCGTGCCTGGCGCGACGGACTTGAACCCGTCTACGCGTTGTTTACACGATTGAAGGAACGCAGGCGACAGCAATCGAACACTTTGTCGGGCGGTGAGCGGCAGATGCTGGCGATCGGCAGGGCGCTCATGAGCCGACCGAAACTGCTTCTTCTCGATGAACCCAGTCTCGGCCTCGCGCCTCTGATCGTTCAGGACATCATGCAGACGATCTCACGTCTTTGCGGCGACGGCCTGAGCGTTCTGCTCGTCGAGCAGAACGCTCGCGCGGCACTGGAGATCTCCCACTACGGGTATGTCCTCGAGATGGGTAGTTTCTTCGTGCAGGGAACCGCAGATGTCCTCCGGTCCGACGAAAGGCTCGTCGCGACATATCTCGGCAACGAAAAGCCGACAAGAAATTGACAGGGAGCTTCGCATGCTTCTTCAACAACGATCGTGTCGGTAGCTATCCGCAACCCGGCTGCCTGAATGATGGATCGGCGCCGGTCGCCTCGAATCGTTCGCGCGTGCCCGGTTCCTTCGACGGAGATTGACATTTCCCCGGCTCATCGTCATTCAACCTTGGACGTCAAAAGCGCGTGGCTGGTGGGTCGAATGGCTAAGCGGACTGTTGTTGAAACAAAAAAACGGCGGGTGGCTGTCGGGACAGCCAAGACCAAATCCACCGACTTTCATCTGAACGAGTTGCTTCCGTACCTCATCAATCGTGTAGCCAACGCCACGACTCAGCTCTTCGCCCGAGATATTGCCCCATTTGACCTGAGCGTGCCCATGTGGCGCGTCATTGCAGTGCTTTCAGAGATGGGTGAGCAACGACTAGTCGATCTTGCGACCATGACGTCAATTGACGCCTCGACGCTCTCTCGATTGGTCGAGACCATGCAAGCCGATAAACTTCTCGCAAAAGTGCGATCAAAGACAAATCGACGGGAATTGGTTTTGACCGTTGCGCCACGCGGCAAAGAGCTGTCCAGACTTCTGGCTCCGGTTGCGCAAGCCTATGAGACCCGGTTGACTGCAGGCCTGCCCGAGTCCGAGCTCGCCACGGCGCGAAAGGTTCTAAAGCATATGTTTCATCAGCTTTCGGAACTCAAAGCGCAGGCGGACCTCGACTCGAGAGCTACTCGTCGACAAACGCCAGTACTTGCAAAGACCTTGCTTCGATCGAGATCGTCGGCAAAGTCATAATAACCATCGTCACATCGGCGTTCAACGCCGCCGTTCGCGGATTCGATCGACAAGCCGGTGAAAGCCGTGTTGGTAATGATCTTCTACGATATCCTGTGCACGCCAGCATGCGCCAGACGTTGGCAGTATCGCTGGCGTAAAGAACACGGCGGCCTCATCCCGCTGGTCCAGAATATCCGTCAGGCCAAAAATCTTAGTCGTTACGTGAGCCGGGCTACGCGCGAAGCGGGAAGACGCCGTTTGAAGGAAGCTCGGCACTTCAGCGCCACGAGTAGTCCACTAGAGCACAAGACGTTAGATGGCTGCCGCACAATATAAGGCTCGCCTGGGTTCTATACCTGCGTCAGTGGAGTCCCGAAGATCTCATCGTGTCGGATAGCACCAGTCATGATCTTTCGACACGTCCGCGATCGCAGTCGCACAGAAAACCAGCACGATGCCTCACCGGCGCACGGTAAACTGCTTGTTTCATGCACACGGCTAGTCCCCGCACGTAGCCTTGCAGAAATGCCTAATGGCCTCCCCTGTGTGAGCCGATAGGCTCACCTCGGAGATAGAGGGAGCCGTCATGACCAAATCGAGATTGTTATCGTTGCTCGGGGGCGCGATTACGCTGTGCGCGCTAATTGATACGCCCGCGGCAGCAAAGGATACGGTGAAGATTGCCTTCATCGGCCCGCTATCGGGCGGTAACTCGGCGCCGGGCCTCGGCGGCCGCAATTCAGCTACGCTGGCCGTGCAGCAGCGCAATGCAGACCCGGCTGCAAAATACACCTACGAACTTGTGACCTTCGACGACGAATGCAAGCCAAATGTCGGCATACAGGTGGCGACCAAGGCCGCTTCCGACAACTCGATCGTGGCCGGAGTTACGCATTATTGCTCCGCAGTCGGTATCGCGACCGTGGACACCTACGCGCGTTTTGGACTACCCGTCGTGGTCTGGGGGGCGATCCTGCCTGAGATCACCTATGGAAACGATTTCAAGGAAATACACCGCGTCAATGGTACGATGATCAATGAGGGCAAGCTCGCCGCCGAATTCCTGACCAAGCAGGGCTACAAGAAGTTCGTGGTCATCCATGACACCACGGACTATGGCAAGGGCCAAAACAAGTACTTCGCGGAGTATCTCAAGCCTACCGGTAACGAGGTCATAGCAACCTTTCCGGTAAGCCCGGACCAGCAGGATTTCACAGCCGAACTGACGAAGATCAAGGAATTGAAGCCCGATCTGATACTCGTCGGCGGACTGACACCGCTTGGAGTCCGGCTGCGGTCGCAGATGGATCGCGTTGGCGTGACCGCGCAGCTGGCCGGAGTTTCTGGTATCATGACAGCCGGCTTTCTCGAAGGCACGGGCGCAGCCGGCGAGGGTACCGTCTCATTCCACAACGGAGCCCCGATCAGCAAATATCCCCAGGGACAGGCTTTTATCGACGCGTATGCCAAAGCGGGATTTCGCGAAGACCCCGACGCCTACGGACCCTTCGCCTATTCAGCCGCTAGTTTGGTGATCGATGCCATCGAGAAGGTGGGGCCCGACCGCAAGAAGGTGAAAGCGGTCCTCAACACCACCAAGGGCCATAAGGCGCTGGTCGGCGAGATCAACTTCGACGGGCACCGCCAGAACATCGTCAACGCCAATGTCTACGTCGCTCAAGACGGCAAGTGGGTCTATTGGCCGGACAGCGACTATGCCGCTGGCAAGAAGAAACTCGCGAAGAACTGAGTTTTCTCGGCAAGGTGGCGGGCATCCACCCTGCCGCCCTAGCCAGCCTCTATCAAATCATTGTTTCGAGGACCATGTGATGGATCTAGGCATTCTCGCCCAGCAAATTTTCAACGGCCTGATGCTTGGCGTGATCTATGCAATGATTGCGGTCGGTTTCTCGCTGTTTTTCGGCGTGCTGGACATTATCAAGTTCTCACACGGCGACGTTGTCACTGTCGGCGCATTCTCCGGTCTCGGCGCTGTCGGACTTGCGGGAGGCTTAGTCGTGTTCTCGCCGGCGCTTGCACTTGCCGCGGGCCTCGCCGCCGCCGTAGCTATGGGATCGCTCGCCGGCATCCTGATCGGCCGCTTGCTGGTTATGCCGTTGCGTCACGCGCCAGCCGTCAACGTGCTGCTTGCGACGCTGATGGCAGGAACCGTGCTACGCGAAACCATCCGGCTCGGCGTGCCAAATGGCGGAAACCCGAAGCCGTTTCCAGCATTGCTGCCAAGCGGTACCATAGCGACCGGGTCCTTCAGCGTCGGCATCGATAGCGTAATGATCCTTTGCGCCGGCTTGTCGCTCGTGTTCGCCACGCATCTTCTGATCACGCGGACCCGACTGGGACTGTCGATCCGCGCGGTTGCGCAGGATGGCGAGATCGCGCGGTTGTCGGGGATCGACTTTCAGCGGGTCGTGCTGGGGACGTTTGCGTTGGGCTCCGCGTTGGCTGCTTTCGCCGGTTGCATGCTGGGTCTGTATTACCGTGAGATCAATTTCAGTATGGGCGTTTTGCTCGGAATCATCGGCTTTGCTTCGGCTGTGATTGGCGGGCTTGGCAGTCTGCTTGGCCCGATCATCGGAGGCTTCCTTTTCGCGGGCGTGCAGACCCTGGTCGTCGTGCTGCTGCCATTCTCCAGTGCCTACAAGGACGTCGTCGCCTTCGCAGCCATTATTGTTCTCATCGGTTTTTTCCCGACCGGGCTGATCGCCGAACGACGCAGTGAGCGGGTGTGAGATGAGCATTATTCCCGCTTCGGTTCCACGGCTTCCCATGGTGCGATTACAACGCTATCCGCGCATGGTCGTCGTCGTCATCGTGTCGCTACTATTCCTAGGCGGCGGATTGATGGTGCACGCCGAATCGCAGATCCAGGTGCTCGGACTGCTGGCCGCCTTTCTAGTCGTATTCGCGTTTGCCGACCGCACCGGCGTCGGCCAGGAGATCTCGGCTATCTGCAGTGACTACGGCGGTTTCGCCAATGCAATCGCCCTGATCGGAGCACTGGCGATAGCCGCAACATTTCGCGAAGAGCACTACACGTTGCTAATGCTCGCTACGGTGGCGCTGTTCGCCACCGCCTGCATCGGCCTAAATTTGCAGCTGGCATTTGCTGGGGTCGTCAATTTCGCCGGCGCCGCTTTTTTTGTCATCGGCTCCTATACGGCGGCCGTTCTGACTGCGTATGCCAGCATCCCGCATCTCGCCATTATCGTCGTCGGCGGGCTTGTCACCGGGGTGCTCGGCGTCGTCCTGCTGCTGCCGGTGTTGCGCACCCGCGGCCATTATGCGGCGCTCGTCACCATCGCCTTCGGACTGCTACTACGTACATTGCTGGAGGTGAACGATACGTTCGGTGGTCCGCAGGGCATGAAGATCAGAAGTTTCTCTCTCTTCGGTTTCGATTTCGGCCGCACGACCTCGCTCGGACCTTTGGACGTCTCCTTCTATCTTCCCTATGCGGTCCTCTCGATCGGGCTATTCGCGCTGGCTTTCACGCTTGTGCGAAGGATCGAACGTTCGTGGATCGGCGTGGCGCTCGATGCAGTGCGCAGCGACGAGACAGCCGCTTCGGTCTTCGGACTCTCGATCGCGCGCTGGAAGGTCCTCGCCTTCCTGATCGGCAATGCGATCATCGGTGCCGCGGGCGCGGTCTACGGCATGATGAATGGCTTTGTGACACCGAACGGCGCCGGACTGGGTGAATCTCTGCTGTTGCTGTCGATCATCGTGCTCGGCGGACTCGGCAATTTCTGGGGCGCCGTGGTGGCTGCTATCGTCATTCTGGTCATTCCCGAGAAGCTGCAGGCAATCCAGGAATATCGGCTCCTGATTTTCGCGGTCCTCGTACTGTGCATCTTGCTCTTCCGGCCATCCGGCATTTTGCCGCGTCCGTTGCGGGATCTGTCGCGTTTCACGAGCACGACTGGTGCCGGGCATGAGTAACCTATTGCTTGCATGCGCCGGCCTGACCATGCGGTTCGACGGGCTGGTGGCGCTGGACGGTCTCGACATCGATATCCACAAAGGGGAGACCATCGGTCTGGTCGGCCCCAACGGCTCGGGTAAGACCACGTTCTTTAACGTGATCACCGGGCTGTACACGCCTTCGGCCGGATCGGTGCACCTTGGGGATATGGACCTGTTCGCCAAGCCACCGCAGATGATCGGACGGGCTGGCGTCGCACGTACGTTCCAGCGCTCTCGATTGATGCTGGATCAAAGCGTGTTCGACAACATCGCGGTCGGTGCGCTGTCACGTCTAGACCTTGGCCTTGTGACGAGCCTGTTTCGTCGCGGTCGTTGGCGCACCGAGCTTGACGCCATGATCGGCAACGCGCAGGCGCTGGCGTGCCGCTTTAATCCGCACATTGCCGATCGGCTGTTCCAGCCGGCAGGCGCTTTCACCATGATTGATCGTCGCCGCATCGAGATTTGCCGCGCATTGATCGGGGCGCCGCGCCTGTTGCTGCTCGACGAGCCATCCGCCGGTATGACGCACGACGAGACTCGGCAGCTGATGGACGACCTGTTGGCGTTCCGCGCCGAGATGCCGGACCTCGCGGTTATTCTGGTCGAACACGAAATGGACGTCATCCGCAGGGTGTCCGATCGCTGCGTGGTCCTGAATTTCGGGCGCAAGATCTTCGAGGGACCGTTCGATGGTCTCATCGCCAATGCTCAGGTTCAGACAGCTTATCTGGGGGCAAGTGCATGAGCACCTACACAGCGGCGACCCGCCGCCTCTCGGTGATCGGCTTGACCGCCGGCTACGACAGGGCCGACGTTTTGAAGAACGTCAGCGTGGAGGCCAGACCGGGCAAGGTCACGTGCATTCTCGGCGCCAATGGCGCCGGCAAGAGCACGCTTATCCGGACGGTTCTAGGTCTGAACCGGGTGCGGAAGGGTGAGGTCTTTTTCGGCGGCGACGCGATCGCCAATATGCCGACCCACAAGATCGCCGCTCTCGGAATCGCGACCGTGCCCGAGGGCAACCGGGTTCTGCCGCGCATGACCGTGCTCGACAATCTTAAGGTGGGCGGTCTTTTGGTGCGCGACAACAGGCGAGTTGCCGCCCGCATGGAAGA
It contains:
- a CDS encoding branched-chain amino acid ABC transporter permease, whose product is MSIIPASVPRLPMVRLQRYPRMVVVVIVSLLFLGGGLMVHAESQIQVLGLLAAFLVVFAFADRTGVGQEISAICSDYGGFANAIALIGALAIAATFREEHYTLLMLATVALFATACIGLNLQLAFAGVVNFAGAAFFVIGSYTAAVLTAYASIPHLAIIVVGGLVTGVLGVVLLLPVLRTRGHYAALVTIAFGLLLRTLLEVNDTFGGPQGMKIRSFSLFGFDFGRTTSLGPLDVSFYLPYAVLSIGLFALAFTLVRRIERSWIGVALDAVRSDETAASVFGLSIARWKVLAFLIGNAIIGAAGAVYGMMNGFVTPNGAGLGESLLLLSIIVLGGLGNFWGAVVAAIVILVIPEKLQAIQEYRLLIFAVLVLCILLFRPSGILPRPLRDLSRFTSTTGAGHE
- a CDS encoding ABC transporter ATP-binding protein, giving the protein MSNLLLACAGLTMRFDGLVALDGLDIDIHKGETIGLVGPNGSGKTTFFNVITGLYTPSAGSVHLGDMDLFAKPPQMIGRAGVARTFQRSRLMLDQSVFDNIAVGALSRLDLGLVTSLFRRGRWRTELDAMIGNAQALACRFNPHIADRLFQPAGAFTMIDRRRIEICRALIGAPRLLLLDEPSAGMTHDETRQLMDDLLAFRAEMPDLAVILVEHEMDVIRRVSDRCVVLNFGRKIFEGPFDGLIANAQVQTAYLGASA
- a CDS encoding ABC transporter ATP-binding protein — translated: MSTYTAATRRLSVIGLTAGYDRADVLKNVSVEARPGKVTCILGANGAGKSTLIRTVLGLNRVRKGEVFFGGDAIANMPTHKIAALGIATVPEGNRVLPRMTVLDNLKVGGLLVRDNRRVAARMEELFETFPRLKERRSQLAGTLSGGERSMLSIARGLMTDPELVVFDEPSLGLSPLFVSEVFGIVRRLKTAGLSILLVEQNVRQTLDVADYGYVLVQGQVVAEGDADALKQNSELHKAYFGVH